The following proteins come from a genomic window of Acidimicrobiales bacterium:
- a CDS encoding DUF177 domain-containing protein — translation MTQHPFVVNVATLRRQPGASRRERREGPIPELAVTGSSVPEGARVVVEVLLESVHGGIMATGSVTAPWAGECRRCLAVARGELRSTVRELFERSGDPEQTYPLRGDQLDLEPLARDAVLLDLPQVPLCTEGCLGLCPVCGINRNEASCSCRTESVDPRWAPLDALRGGELRR, via the coding sequence ATGACCCAGCATCCCTTTGTCGTCAACGTGGCGACCCTTCGGCGCCAGCCGGGCGCCAGCCGGCGCGAGCGGCGCGAGGGGCCAATTCCGGAGCTGGCCGTCACCGGCAGCTCCGTGCCCGAGGGGGCCCGGGTGGTCGTGGAGGTGCTGCTCGAGTCGGTTCACGGCGGCATCATGGCGACCGGGTCGGTGACGGCACCCTGGGCCGGCGAGTGCCGCCGCTGCCTGGCTGTGGCCCGCGGCGAGCTGCGGAGCACCGTCCGCGAGCTGTTCGAACGGAGCGGAGACCCCGAGCAGACCTACCCCCTGCGAGGTGACCAGCTCGACCTGGAGCCGCTCGCGCGCGACGCTGTGTTGTTGGACTTGCCCCAGGTCCCCCTCTGCACGGAGGGGTGCCTCGGGTTGTGCCCGGTCTGTGGCATCAACCGCAACGAAGCGAGCTGCTCGTGCCGGACCGAGTCGGTCGACCCCCGATGGGCGCCGCTCGACGCCCTACGAGGCGGTGAGCTTCGCCGCTGA
- the rpmF gene encoding 50S ribosomal protein L32, with protein sequence MAVPKKKTSKAKTRSRRASSWTLGTPPRSVCPHCQRVKRPHLVCPNCGWYGGRQAIDVD encoded by the coding sequence ATGGCCGTCCCCAAGAAGAAGACCTCGAAGGCCAAGACCCGCAGCCGCCGCGCCTCGAGCTGGACGCTCGGGACCCCGCCGCGCAGCGTCTGTCCGCACTGTCAGCGGGTGAAGCGGCCCCACCTCGTGTGCCCCAACTGCGGCTGGTACGGGGGCCGACAGGCCATCGACGTCGACTGA
- the plsX gene encoding phosphate acyltransferase PlsX, which yields MTSSASEASPAPVAEPEPAARKAAARESATFAVAVDAMGGDRGPGEIVAGARQAVEELDVPVLVVGRPEELGDTGGLEVVPASEVIGMHEDPGQGVRRKKDASLVRAAEAVRDGRAAAMVSAGNTGAAMASALLRMGRLPGVARPAIATPLPVPGSTHTVLLDAGANPECTPEWLVQFAKMGSLFARERYDLAEPRVGLLSNGEEESKGTALVKRTHALLSEGVGIRFVGNVEARELLSDAADVVVTDGFTGNIALKALEGGMKFFVSLLMGVMTASEEAKTAAKVLMPALVPLMEEMDPESTGGAMLLGVDGVCIISHGSSSARAVVNAVRVAHDMVSRGLVDDLRRAVST from the coding sequence GTGACCAGCTCCGCTTCCGAGGCCTCCCCCGCCCCCGTGGCCGAGCCCGAGCCTGCCGCCCGGAAGGCCGCGGCCCGGGAGTCCGCGACCTTCGCCGTCGCCGTCGACGCCATGGGTGGCGACCGGGGCCCCGGGGAGATCGTCGCCGGTGCTCGTCAGGCGGTCGAAGAGCTCGATGTCCCCGTGCTGGTGGTGGGTCGCCCCGAAGAGCTCGGCGACACCGGGGGCCTCGAGGTCGTGCCGGCCAGCGAGGTGATCGGGATGCACGAGGACCCGGGCCAGGGGGTCCGGCGCAAGAAGGACGCCTCGCTCGTCCGGGCGGCGGAGGCGGTGCGAGACGGCCGGGCGGCGGCGATGGTCAGCGCCGGCAACACCGGCGCCGCCATGGCCAGCGCACTCTTGCGCATGGGCCGCCTTCCCGGCGTGGCCCGGCCCGCCATCGCCACTCCCTTGCCCGTGCCCGGGTCCACCCACACGGTGCTGCTCGACGCCGGGGCCAACCCGGAGTGCACCCCCGAGTGGCTGGTCCAGTTCGCCAAGATGGGATCGCTCTTCGCCCGCGAGCGGTACGACCTCGCCGAGCCGCGCGTCGGGCTGCTGTCCAACGGGGAGGAGGAGAGCAAGGGCACCGCCCTGGTCAAGCGGACCCACGCCCTGCTCTCCGAGGGTGTCGGTATCCGCTTCGTCGGCAACGTGGAGGCCCGGGAGCTGCTGAGCGACGCCGCCGACGTGGTGGTGACCGACGGCTTCACCGGCAACATCGCCCTCAAGGCCCTCGAGGGCGGCATGAAGTTCTTCGTGAGCCTCCTCATGGGGGTCATGACGGCCAGCGAGGAGGCCAAGACCGCGGCCAAGGTGCTGATGCCCGCCCTGGTTCCGCTCATGGAGGAGATGGACCCGGAGTCCACCGGCGGGGCCATGCTGCTCGGCGTGGACGGGGTGTGCATCATCAGCCACGGGTCGTCGTCCGCCCGGGCGGTCGTGAACGCCGTGCGGGTGGCCCACGACATGGTCTCCCGGGGCCTGGTCGACGACCTCCGACGAGCGGTCTCGACCTGA
- a CDS encoding phosphopantetheine-binding protein yields MPAETHVEKGPFDRRQVFEMIRDQLADILEIDPSSISEGASFSEDLNADSLALIELVEGLEEELGERTVGFRVEDEDLEDLKTVRDAVDYVVAKLEAA; encoded by the coding sequence GTGCCCGCTGAGACTCATGTCGAGAAAGGCCCGTTCGACCGTCGCCAGGTCTTCGAGATGATCCGCGACCAGCTCGCCGACATCCTGGAGATCGATCCCAGCTCCATCAGCGAGGGGGCCTCGTTCTCCGAGGACCTCAACGCCGACTCGCTCGCCCTCATCGAGCTGGTCGAAGGCCTCGAGGAGGAGCTGGGGGAGCGGACGGTGGGGTTCCGGGTCGAGGACGAGGACCTGGAGGACCTCAAGACCGTGCGCGACGCCGTCGACTACGTGGTCGCCAAGCTCGAGGCCGCCTGA
- the rnc gene encoding ribonuclease III, with protein MLARRLGLEPDEIELLQQAMAHRSWCAETIDEASNERLEFLGDSVLGLVVTDHIFQAYPDLPEGELAKVRASVVNAEVLADMAASLDLGSALLLGKGEDASGGREKPSILADAFEAVIGAIYLQVGLARSGDLVLELLGERIREAAAGPGGQDYKTRLQELAARQAEPLPRYAVEEEGPDHAKRFRASVQVGGRLLGRGEGRSKKQAEQAAARMAWADLSGTRRPPPDPTEERSVATGGRRGDRA; from the coding sequence GTGCTGGCGCGACGGTTGGGACTGGAGCCCGACGAGATCGAGCTGCTCCAGCAGGCCATGGCCCACCGGTCGTGGTGCGCGGAGACGATCGACGAGGCCTCGAACGAGCGCCTGGAGTTCCTCGGGGACTCGGTGCTGGGCCTGGTCGTCACCGATCACATCTTCCAGGCCTATCCGGACCTGCCCGAGGGCGAGCTGGCCAAGGTCCGGGCGTCGGTCGTCAACGCCGAGGTGCTGGCCGACATGGCCGCCTCCCTCGACCTCGGGTCGGCCCTCTTGCTCGGCAAGGGGGAGGACGCCTCCGGAGGCCGGGAGAAGCCGTCCATCCTGGCCGACGCCTTCGAGGCCGTCATCGGCGCCATCTACCTCCAGGTGGGCCTGGCCAGGAGCGGCGACCTGGTCTTGGAGCTGCTAGGCGAACGGATCAGGGAGGCGGCCGCCGGACCCGGTGGCCAGGACTACAAGACCCGCCTCCAGGAGCTGGCCGCCCGTCAGGCCGAGCCGCTGCCCCGCTACGCGGTCGAGGAGGAGGGTCCCGATCACGCCAAGCGCTTCCGCGCCAGCGTGCAGGTCGGGGGTCGGCTGCTCGGTCGTGGCGAGGGGAGATCGAAGAAGCAGGCCGAGCAGGCCGCGGCCCGGATGGCGTGGGCCGATCTCTCCGGCACCCGACGTCCGCCCCCGGACCCGACCGAGGAGCGGTCGGTGGCGACCGGTGGGCGGCGCGGCGATCGTGCCTGA
- the mutM gene encoding bifunctional DNA-formamidopyrimidine glycosylase/DNA-(apurinic or apyrimidinic site) lyase, translating into MPELPEVETIRRDLDSEVVGKRIKSVQVKGRRSIRRHRGPAEFRGRLEGHRIAGVRRRGKYLLLSLDDGDVLVVHLGMSGQLLRPGNAREAAARHTHVSIAFTKGGELRFVDPRTFGEMFVAAEPDVAHEVPELGHLGFDPLNDVMSWVRFGDLLRTRKTKLKPLLMDQRFVAGIGNIYSDEILFAAGLRHDRGSETLSSEEIRRLYRAMLEVLSDAVRHRGSSLADQQYRDLFGRPGDFQSHHQVYDREGLPCPRCHRPITRIRLGGRSSFLCEGCQV; encoded by the coding sequence GTGCCTGAGCTCCCCGAGGTCGAGACCATACGACGGGATCTCGACAGCGAGGTGGTCGGCAAGCGCATCAAGTCCGTACAGGTGAAGGGCCGACGCTCGATCCGCAGGCATCGGGGCCCGGCTGAGTTCAGGGGCCGGCTCGAGGGCCACAGGATCGCCGGCGTCAGGCGGCGGGGCAAGTACCTGCTGCTGTCCCTGGACGACGGTGACGTGCTCGTCGTGCACCTGGGGATGAGCGGCCAGCTGCTACGGCCCGGCAACGCTCGGGAGGCCGCCGCCCGCCACACGCACGTCTCCATCGCCTTCACCAAGGGTGGCGAGCTGCGCTTCGTCGACCCCAGGACCTTCGGCGAGATGTTCGTCGCCGCCGAGCCCGATGTCGCTCACGAGGTGCCCGAGCTCGGTCACCTCGGCTTCGATCCCCTGAACGACGTGATGAGCTGGGTGCGCTTCGGGGACCTGCTGCGCACGCGCAAGACCAAGCTGAAGCCGCTGCTGATGGACCAGCGGTTCGTCGCCGGCATCGGCAACATCTACTCCGACGAGATCCTCTTCGCCGCCGGGCTCCGCCACGATCGTGGCTCGGAGACGTTGTCGTCCGAGGAGATTCGTCGGCTGTACCGGGCGATGCTCGAGGTGCTCTCGGACGCCGTGCGACACCGAGGCTCCTCGCTCGCCGACCAGCAGTACCGGGACCTGTTCGGCCGACCCGGTGACTTCCAGTCCCACCACCAGGTGTACGACCGGGAGGGGCTCCCCTGCCCGCGCTGCCATCGCCCGATCACGAGGATCAGGTTGGGGGGGCGGTCGTCGTTCCTGTGCGAAGGGTGCCAGGTTTGA